The Desulfovibrio desulfuricans DSM 642 genome contains a region encoding:
- a CDS encoding HD-GYP domain-containing protein produces the protein MSHIKIPVSTLRPGMYIIDPGISWLKAPLLYMQEGILASDDEINGIILQGFAEAYYDPERSRDENSAAPQPNTPLAIELQAANRIYEDAYENVKNFLESARGGALDLTFARPLVGDIIKSLSRNVDALVTLSLLKKTDEYTYAHSVNVTIFAVAFANFLGMPDDRLHNVGLAGLLHDYGKALIPNEILTAPRSLTFQEFEVMRSHVLLGVEKIKQFSSVEHEAIEGIAQHHEKHNGTGYPNRLSGKQIGVFGRILSLSDVYDALSSKRVYKGALAPNKALGMMYKMRGQAWAPGYVERFIKMVGIFPVGTAVELSNEHQGIVCRSNPNFPAQPCVLVARDPDGRTIQPQFVDLTRYIGLRITRSLSAAESAHFDIPLLLGGPA, from the coding sequence ATGTCCCACATCAAAATACCCGTTTCAACCCTACGCCCGGGGATGTATATTATTGATCCCGGGATATCATGGCTGAAAGCCCCTCTGCTGTATATGCAGGAGGGAATTTTGGCTTCGGACGACGAGATCAACGGCATAATCCTTCAGGGATTTGCCGAAGCATACTACGACCCGGAACGCTCACGCGACGAAAATTCCGCTGCTCCCCAGCCAAACACCCCCCTTGCCATAGAACTACAGGCTGCCAACAGAATTTATGAAGACGCCTATGAGAATGTGAAAAACTTTCTCGAATCCGCCAGAGGCGGCGCGCTTGACCTTACCTTTGCGCGCCCGCTGGTAGGCGACATCATCAAAAGCCTTTCGCGCAACGTTGACGCGCTGGTGACGCTTTCTCTGCTCAAAAAAACAGACGAATACACCTACGCCCACAGCGTCAACGTAACCATTTTTGCCGTGGCCTTTGCCAATTTTCTGGGCATGCCCGATGACCGCCTGCACAACGTCGGGCTGGCCGGGCTGCTGCACGATTACGGCAAGGCGCTGATTCCCAACGAAATTCTCACCGCGCCCCGTTCCCTGACGTTTCAGGAATTTGAGGTCATGCGGTCGCATGTGCTGCTTGGTGTTGAAAAAATCAAACAGTTTTCAAGTGTTGAGCATGAAGCCATTGAAGGCATCGCGCAGCACCACGAAAAGCACAATGGTACGGGCTATCCCAATCGGCTTTCTGGCAAGCAGATTGGCGTTTTTGGACGTATTCTTTCGCTCAGCGATGTGTATGACGCGCTTTCGTCCAAGCGTGTTTACAAAGGAGCATTGGCCCCCAACAAGGCTCTAGGCATGATGTACAAAATGCGCGGCCAGGCCTGGGCACCCGGCTATGTGGAACGCTTCATCAAGATGGTGGGCATTTTTCCCGTGGGTACTGCTGTGGAACTCTCAAACGAACACCAGGGCATTGTGTGCCGCTCCAACCCCAATTTTCCCGCCCAACCCTGCGTTCTTGTGGCGCGAGACCCGGATGGACGCACCATTCAGCCGCAGTTTGTTGACCTCACGCGCTACATTGGCCTGCGCATCACGCGCTCGCTATCTGCTGCCGAATCAGCGCATTTTGACATACCATTGTTACTGGGCGGGCCTGCGTAG
- a CDS encoding polysaccharide deacetylase family protein, protein MFSSVSLVLRLRHTVALSAGVFCILAGICAALVGQPAVAAPVAADAASAVPAIASSAPAPSWAPDAQDARKALRNDATPPAKREPSVMLPPLGPDAVGTIRRVALADGVKVVALTFDLCELDTVTTGCDMDILGFLRAEHIPATLFMGGKWMRTHSRRVLQIMTEPQFEIANHAWSHGNFALLSPAGLRAQVLWTQAQYELLREEALREARAQGRPEPVIQPVPTLFRLPYGRCSDQSLQALAKLGMQVVQWDVVAESGADNTNIEHARREAHLVASKAKPGSILLFHANLVPKGSAQLLRETVAELRRRGYNFVSVSSLLGMGGPQRTMNGYFTSPGDNKALDSKFGVDGTGRHTPFNGE, encoded by the coding sequence ATGTTCAGCTCAGTCAGCTTGGTTTTGCGGTTGCGGCATACCGTTGCTCTTTCGGCAGGCGTGTTTTGCATTTTAGCGGGCATATGCGCTGCCCTGGTGGGGCAACCCGCAGTTGCTGCTCCTGTTGCTGCAGATGCGGCGTCTGCTGTCCCGGCTATTGCTTCGTCTGCTCCGGCCCCCTCATGGGCGCCCGATGCGCAGGATGCCCGCAAGGCTTTGCGCAACGATGCAACCCCGCCCGCCAAACGCGAACCTTCAGTGATGCTTCCACCGCTCGGCCCTGACGCGGTGGGTACCATCCGGCGGGTTGCGCTGGCCGATGGGGTCAAGGTGGTTGCCCTTACCTTTGATCTTTGCGAGCTGGATACCGTCACCACCGGCTGCGATATGGATATTCTCGGTTTTTTGCGGGCCGAGCATATCCCGGCCACGCTCTTTATGGGCGGCAAGTGGATGCGCACCCATTCCCGCCGGGTGCTGCAAATCATGACCGAGCCGCAGTTTGAAATAGCCAACCATGCGTGGTCGCACGGCAATTTTGCCCTGCTTTCGCCAGCTGGCCTGCGCGCCCAGGTTTTGTGGACGCAGGCCCAGTATGAGCTGCTGCGCGAGGAGGCCTTGCGCGAAGCCAGGGCGCAGGGCCGCCCGGAGCCTGTCATTCAGCCCGTGCCCACGCTGTTCCGTCTGCCCTACGGGCGTTGCAGCGACCAGTCTTTACAGGCGCTGGCAAAGCTGGGCATGCAGGTGGTGCAGTGGGATGTGGTGGCGGAATCCGGCGCGGACAATACCAATATCGAGCATGCGCGGCGCGAGGCCCATCTGGTTGCCTCGAAGGCCAAACCGGGCTCCATACTGCTGTTCCACGCCAATCTTGTGCCCAAGGGTTCGGCGCAATTGTTGCGCGAGACTGTGGCGGAACTGCGCCGTAGAGGCTACAATTTCGTTTCTGTGAGTTCCCTGCTGGGCATGGGGGGGCCGCAGCGCACCATGAACGGCTATTTTACATCGCCGGGCGACAACAAGGCGCTGGACAGCAAATTCGGTGTTGACGGCACCGGGCGGCATACGCCCTTTAACGGCGAGTAG
- a CDS encoding HAD-IA family hydrolase — translation MKQYLFFDLDGTVTDSKTGIIRSVQHALKYFDVTRADDELLYFIGPPLKDSFGKLFGGDVAKADLAVQKYREYYSVTGIFENALYDGVADMLTDLRREGRVLSLATSKPEPFAQRILEHFGIASLFDHVAGAELTGPRNSKTSVLRHACGLCGVADMAQCLMVGDRKHDILGAHAVGMDGVGVLYGYGSRGELEEAGADKLCEDVPALRRLLLA, via the coding sequence GTGAAGCAATACCTTTTTTTTGATCTTGATGGCACGGTGACAGACTCCAAAACTGGCATCATCCGCTCTGTGCAGCATGCCCTGAAGTATTTTGATGTTACCCGCGCTGACGATGAGCTGCTGTATTTTATCGGTCCCCCGCTGAAGGATTCGTTCGGCAAGCTGTTTGGGGGCGATGTGGCCAAGGCTGATCTGGCCGTGCAGAAATATCGAGAATATTATTCGGTCACGGGTATATTTGAAAATGCGCTTTATGACGGCGTGGCAGACATGCTGACCGATCTGCGGCGCGAGGGCCGGGTGCTGTCGCTGGCTACATCCAAGCCGGAACCCTTTGCCCAGCGTATTCTGGAGCATTTTGGCATTGCCAGCCTGTTTGACCATGTGGCGGGGGCGGAGCTGACCGGCCCGCGCAACAGCAAAACGTCCGTGCTGCGGCATGCCTGCGGCCTGTGCGGCGTTGCGGATATGGCGCAATGCCTGATGGTGGGCGACCGGAAACATGACATTCTGGGCGCGCATGCCGTGGGTATGGACGGCGTGGGCGTACTCTATGGCTACGGTTCGCGCGGCGAACTTGAAGAAGCCGGGGCGGACAAGTTGTGCGAAGACGTTCCCGCCCTGCGGCGACTGCTCCTTGCCTGA
- a CDS encoding glycosyltransferase family 92 protein has translation MYYATICAIAKNEESFIKEWVEYHLLTGFEHIYIYDNNSRVPISEALSEYIDSSLVTVINSTRDVDPQRIAYMDCLQKYGSQCKWMAFIDIDEFIVPKSEHDIRDILDRYIDYGGLAIHWKIFGSGGHRTRPNGGVIKNYNKVISFDSHIKSIVQPSKVDKVFTPHSFGYRDGSFCVNEDYVPVASYQSYHISRTVQINHYYYKSLEDFKDKIKRGRATSRDRDYDAALAEFAMQESQEGELDQGIQSLVEQKKSCMPTLYDIRKNVSECQKALIEFESLITDCISINKIGLALNVIRICSRYYDVPIVWLLAARVHLLAEHYAECLHYLQKLLADADNPLRAGAYSCLADYYQHLQNTDATNSLHRALA, from the coding sequence ATGTATTACGCAACAATATGTGCAATAGCGAAAAATGAAGAGTCTTTTATCAAAGAGTGGGTAGAGTATCATTTACTCACAGGCTTTGAACATATTTATATTTATGATAATAATAGTCGCGTGCCAATTTCAGAAGCGCTGTCTGAGTATATAGATAGTAGTTTGGTAACTGTCATTAATTCCACACGCGATGTAGATCCGCAACGCATTGCGTACATGGATTGTTTGCAGAAGTATGGAAGCCAATGTAAGTGGATGGCATTTATTGATATTGATGAATTTATAGTGCCGAAATCAGAACATGATATCCGCGATATTCTTGACAGATATATTGACTATGGCGGTTTGGCGATTCATTGGAAAATATTTGGATCAGGTGGACACCGGACAAGACCTAATGGCGGTGTTATAAAGAATTATAATAAAGTTATTTCTTTTGATAGTCATATAAAATCAATTGTACAACCGTCAAAAGTCGATAAGGTTTTTACTCCTCACAGTTTTGGATACCGCGATGGAAGCTTTTGCGTGAACGAAGATTATGTTCCCGTTGCTTCATACCAATCATACCACATATCCAGAACTGTCCAGATAAATCATTATTACTACAAATCTCTGGAAGACTTTAAGGATAAGATTAAACGCGGCCGTGCAACAAGCCGTGACAGAGATTATGATGCTGCTCTTGCTGAATTTGCCATGCAGGAATCTCAGGAGGGGGAACTGGATCAGGGCATTCAGTCTCTTGTGGAACAAAAGAAATCTTGCATGCCGACATTGTACGACATCCGTAAGAATGTATCTGAATGTCAGAAGGCGCTGATTGAATTTGAATCATTGATAACTGACTGCATATCAATAAATAAAATTGGTCTGGCATTGAATGTTATACGGATATGCAGCAGGTATTATGACGTTCCGATAGTCTGGTTGTTGGCGGCAAGGGTTCATTTGCTGGCTGAACATTATGCGGAATGCTTGCACTACCTTCAGAAGCTGCTTGCTGATGCTGATAATCCCTTGAGGGCAGGAGCTTATAGCTGTCTTGCCGACTATTACCAGCATCTCCAAAATACCGATGCCACCAATAGCCTGCACCGGGCTTTGGCGTAA
- a CDS encoding aspartate kinase, giving the protein MKILVQKFGGTSVAKLECMKQVREKVLGGLAKGYKVIAVLSARAGDTNKLLALADEWSSTPDRAEVDSLVSTGEQVSISLFTMLLKDAGIRARSLLGWQIPITTDNDFGRARIRSIDSNSLRKYLNDYDVLVVAGFQGCTEDGRITTLGRGGSDTSAVALAASLGSVECDIYTDVDGVYTTDPNICSTARKMDRVAYEEMLEMASMGAKVLHIRSVEFAKKYKVPVRVRSTFSDDPGTLVTQEDSTMEAVLVSGIAYDKDQARVTLRDLPDVPGTAAAVFGPLSEKGILVDMIVQNTSQDGHTDMTFTISRKDLKQTLQMMEEVAQKTGAREVLHDVSVAKVSAIGVGMRNHSGVAARAFAALTQEGINILMISTSEIKITILIQEKYVELAVRILHDTFGLDWDLG; this is encoded by the coding sequence ATGAAAATTTTGGTCCAGAAATTTGGCGGCACTTCTGTTGCCAAGCTGGAGTGCATGAAGCAGGTACGAGAGAAAGTGCTGGGAGGCCTTGCCAAGGGGTATAAGGTCATTGCGGTGCTTTCGGCGCGGGCTGGCGACACCAACAAGCTGCTTGCCCTTGCTGATGAATGGTCTTCCACGCCTGACCGCGCGGAAGTTGATTCGCTCGTTTCCACTGGCGAACAGGTTTCCATCAGCCTGTTCACCATGCTGCTCAAAGATGCGGGCATCCGCGCCCGCTCGCTGCTCGGCTGGCAGATTCCCATCACCACGGACAACGATTTTGGCCGTGCGCGCATTCGCTCCATCGACAGCAATTCCCTGCGCAAATACCTTAACGACTACGATGTGCTTGTGGTCGCCGGGTTTCAGGGTTGCACAGAAGATGGCCGCATCACCACCCTCGGGCGCGGCGGTTCGGACACCTCGGCTGTGGCGCTTGCCGCCTCCCTCGGCTCTGTGGAATGCGACATTTACACCGACGTTGACGGCGTTTACACCACCGACCCCAACATCTGCTCCACGGCCCGCAAAATGGACCGCGTTGCTTATGAAGAAATGCTTGAAATGGCAAGCATGGGGGCCAAGGTACTGCATATCCGCTCGGTAGAATTTGCCAAAAAATACAAGGTTCCCGTGCGCGTGCGCTCTACGTTCAGTGATGATCCAGGCACGCTTGTCACTCAGGAGGACTCCACCATGGAAGCCGTACTCGTTTCCGGCATTGCATATGATAAAGATCAGGCCCGCGTGACCCTGCGCGACCTTCCCGACGTGCCCGGTACGGCTGCGGCGGTGTTTGGCCCTCTTTCCGAAAAGGGCATTCTGGTCGACATGATCGTGCAGAACACCAGCCAGGATGGCCATACCGACATGACCTTCACCATCTCGCGCAAGGATCTCAAGCAGACCTTGCAGATGATGGAAGAAGTCGCCCAGAAGACCGGCGCGCGCGAAGTGCTGCACGATGTGAGCGTGGCCAAGGTCTCCGCCATCGGCGTGGGCATGCGCAACCATTCCGGAGTTGCCGCGCGGGCCTTTGCCGCACTGACTCAGGAAGGCATCAATATCCTTATGATCAGCACCTCTGAAATCAAAATTACCATTCTGATTCAGGAAAAATACGTTGAGCTTGCCGTGCGCATTCTGCACGACACCTTCGGGCTGGACTGGGATCTGGGCTAA
- the tsaE gene encoding tRNA (adenosine(37)-N6)-threonylcarbamoyltransferase complex ATPase subunit type 1 TsaE, whose amino-acid sequence MAQIILRNLSDTNRLGHMLAEAVATCGIAALLLRGPLGSGKTTLTRALVEAMPGGDQAEVGSPSFTLCNYYPTQPPVIHSDLYRSPGSLPDEIAEGLDNPKILSVLEWSEYLPEAEMPQDYLDISVQPCEEGRLLTLQAHGPIAAELLRHLRRNWPVDSPDHG is encoded by the coding sequence ATGGCCCAGATAATCCTGCGCAATCTTTCTGATACCAACCGCCTAGGGCATATGCTTGCCGAGGCTGTCGCCACCTGCGGCATTGCGGCATTGTTGCTGCGTGGCCCGCTTGGCAGCGGCAAAACCACGCTCACCCGCGCCCTGGTGGAGGCCATGCCCGGCGGCGATCAGGCCGAGGTGGGCAGCCCTTCCTTTACGCTCTGCAACTACTACCCTACCCAGCCGCCTGTCATACACAGCGATCTGTATCGCAGCCCCGGCAGCCTGCCTGATGAAATTGCCGAAGGTCTGGATAATCCGAAAATCCTGTCGGTGCTGGAATGGTCGGAATACCTGCCCGAGGCGGAAATGCCGCAAGATTATCTGGACATCTCGGTGCAACCGTGCGAAGAAGGTCGCCTACTGACGCTGCAAGCTCATGGCCCGATTGCCGCTGAGCTTTTGCGCCACCTGCGCCGAAATTGGCCTGTGGACAGTCCTGACCACGGGTAA
- a CDS encoding bifunctional ADP-dependent NAD(P)H-hydrate dehydratase/NAD(P)H-hydrate epimerase yields MPTSFDDLFPPLPLPAEMRKWDAEAMALGLPEELLMENAARAAFDVLHEYQPRLAGLRVWLLMGSGNNGGDAACLARHLLDAGAEPLVLHTRPLAACKGACGKHVRIARAAEVAFERCRPAVFQRAKLPHILVDGLLGTGFSGQLRPDALELVRSVNSLQNRPFVLALDIPSGLDGRTGLPMPEAVRATATVSFAAAKPGMALPEAHHWTGALHVRSIGIPLAARRKAPCSFYVADGHCLAPLAAIRPGGFKNSYGHVLVVGGAPGLGGAAHLAARAALRAGAGLVTAAAPGAGIADIKNGWPEIMTLPLGESERQWPARLPQNFVELAKRCAALVVGPGMGRGQDAAAFVEALLALDHRPPTVFDADALVLLAGRQDLLDRITADDILTPHPGEAATLLGCSAADVQADRQGALERLRGLCLGVIILKGAASLIGQADAPTLLCPYDVPQLAVGGSGDVLAGCAGGLLARMLPGMQAAKEQAQVHNNTANHTLTSSHMLAGQAAALHALAGKSLAEQWPLRGNTPSAVADALPQGLSACMAASESKDDILPWPR; encoded by the coding sequence ATGCCCACCTCATTTGACGATCTGTTCCCTCCCCTTCCCCTGCCTGCAGAAATGCGCAAGTGGGATGCGGAAGCCATGGCCCTTGGCCTGCCCGAAGAACTGCTGATGGAAAATGCCGCCAGAGCGGCCTTTGACGTTCTGCACGAATACCAGCCACGGCTGGCGGGTCTGCGTGTCTGGCTGCTTATGGGCAGCGGCAACAACGGCGGCGATGCCGCATGCCTTGCGCGGCATTTGCTGGACGCGGGCGCGGAACCGCTGGTGCTGCACACGCGGCCTCTTGCCGCCTGCAAGGGAGCCTGCGGCAAGCATGTGCGCATTGCCAGAGCCGCAGAAGTTGCCTTTGAACGCTGCCGCCCGGCGGTCTTCCAAAGGGCGAAGCTACCCCACATCCTTGTGGATGGTCTGCTGGGTACAGGCTTCAGCGGCCAATTGCGACCGGATGCGCTGGAGCTTGTGCGCTCGGTTAATTCCTTGCAAAACCGCCCCTTTGTGCTGGCGCTTGACATTCCCTCGGGGCTGGACGGACGCACCGGCCTGCCCATGCCGGAAGCAGTGCGCGCCACGGCCACAGTCAGCTTTGCGGCCGCCAAGCCGGGGATGGCCCTGCCCGAGGCGCACCACTGGACAGGCGCGCTGCACGTACGCAGCATCGGCATTCCCCTTGCCGCACGGCGCAAGGCTCCCTGCTCTTTTTACGTTGCTGACGGGCATTGCCTCGCCCCACTTGCGGCGATTCGGCCCGGCGGCTTCAAAAACTCCTACGGTCATGTGCTGGTGGTTGGGGGCGCGCCCGGTCTTGGCGGAGCAGCGCATCTTGCCGCCCGCGCGGCACTGCGCGCAGGCGCTGGCCTTGTAACTGCCGCTGCGCCTGGTGCTGGCATTGCGGATATCAAGAACGGCTGGCCCGAAATAATGACCCTGCCGCTGGGCGAGAGCGAACGCCAGTGGCCCGCCCGCCTGCCGCAAAATTTTGTGGAACTGGCAAAGCGCTGCGCTGCCCTTGTGGTCGGCCCCGGCATGGGCCGGGGGCAGGACGCTGCGGCCTTTGTTGAAGCTCTTTTGGCACTGGACCACAGACCGCCCACGGTATTTGACGCCGATGCCCTGGTGCTGCTGGCCGGGCGGCAAGACCTGCTCGACCGCATAACCGCAGACGATATTCTGACGCCCCACCCCGGTGAAGCGGCAACCCTGCTGGGCTGTTCCGCAGCGGATGTTCAGGCAGACCGGCAAGGCGCGCTTGAGCGCCTGCGCGGCCTCTGCCTCGGCGTAATTATTCTTAAAGGAGCGGCAAGCCTCATCGGGCAGGCTGACGCGCCAACCCTGCTCTGCCCCTACGATGTGCCGCAGCTTGCGGTTGGCGGCTCGGGCGATGTGCTGGCGGGCTGCGCTGGCGGGCTGCTTGCCAGAATGCTGCCCGGCATGCAGGCCGCAAAAGAGCAAGCGCAAGTGCACAACAATACCGCAAACCACACTTTGACCTCATCCCACATGCTGGCCGGGCAGGCAGCGGCCCTGCATGCCCTTGCGGGCAAAAGCCTTGCCGAACAATGGCCCCTCAGGGGCAATACGCCCTCGGCAGTGGCGGATGCATTGCCGCAAGGCCTCTCTGCCTGCATGGCAGCCAGTGAATCAAAGGACGACATTCTGCCATGGCCCAGATAA
- a CDS encoding holo-[acyl-carrier-protein] synthase, with protein sequence MIIGIGTDITELARIKASYDRFGERFLQKILTPDELELVPESPIAYISGRFAAKEAAVKALGTGFNEGIGPHHIEVLRGPLGQPQLHLHGPALARAEALGMRAAHISISHDRNAAVAVVVLEA encoded by the coding sequence ATGATCATAGGCATTGGGACTGACATTACGGAACTGGCACGTATCAAGGCAAGTTACGACAGGTTTGGAGAGCGCTTTTTGCAAAAGATCCTTACCCCCGATGAACTGGAACTCGTGCCGGAAAGCCCCATTGCCTACATTTCCGGTCGGTTTGCTGCCAAAGAGGCTGCGGTCAAGGCGCTCGGCACTGGCTTTAACGAGGGGATTGGCCCTCACCATATTGAGGTGCTGCGCGGCCCTTTGGGGCAGCCTCAACTGCATTTGCACGGCCCCGCCCTTGCGCGGGCCGAAGCTCTGGGCATGCGCGCCGCCCACATTTCCATAAGTCATGACCGCAATGCCGCCGTGGCGGTTGTGGTGCTGGAGGCATAA
- a CDS encoding UDP-glucose dehydrogenase family protein, producing MKLCIIGTGYVGLVSAACFAEMGNTVTCVDVNPAVVEKLNAGSVHIFEPGLEPMVRHSRTDGRLKFTTRLEDGIADADCAFICVGTPPQPDGSCDLSYVRQVAGEIGRHMQNDLVVVDKSTVPVGTADEVRALVEKELAARGVSYKVDVVSNPEFLKEGDAISDFMKPDRVVLGTDSERAASLMRELYSPFARTRDKIIVMGVRSAEMTKYAANCMLATKISFINEIATICEKVGADVRDVRTGIGSDTRIGYQFIYPGVGYGGSCFPKDVKALIHTAEKAGVEPKLLNAVEDVNARQKKHMAGRIMEYFAPQGGVKGKTLALWGLAFKANTDDMREAAAISIVNELTAAGMKVRAFDPVAADNAREIFKDNALVEIVDSQYGACEGAQGLLVVTEWNQFRNPDFDKIKGLLTAPLLFDGRNLYSPSFMAQRGFAYFCIGRRAD from the coding sequence ATGAAGTTGTGCATTATCGGGACCGGCTATGTTGGCTTGGTCAGCGCCGCGTGCTTTGCTGAAATGGGTAATACCGTGACCTGCGTGGATGTTAACCCGGCTGTTGTGGAAAAGCTCAATGCCGGTTCCGTGCATATTTTTGAACCCGGTCTTGAACCCATGGTTCGCCACAGCCGCACTGATGGCCGTCTCAAGTTTACTACCCGTCTTGAAGATGGCATTGCGGATGCCGACTGCGCCTTTATCTGCGTTGGCACCCCGCCCCAGCCCGATGGTTCCTGCGATCTGAGCTACGTGCGTCAGGTGGCTGGCGAAATTGGCCGTCACATGCAGAACGACCTCGTGGTTGTGGACAAGTCCACGGTTCCCGTGGGCACCGCTGACGAAGTACGCGCTCTTGTGGAAAAAGAGCTTGCCGCGCGCGGCGTGTCCTACAAGGTGGACGTGGTTTCCAACCCCGAGTTCCTCAAGGAAGGCGACGCCATCTCCGACTTCATGAAGCCCGACCGCGTTGTGCTTGGTACGGATTCTGAACGCGCCGCTTCGCTGATGCGCGAACTGTATTCGCCCTTTGCCCGCACCCGCGACAAGATCATCGTCATGGGCGTACGCAGCGCAGAAATGACCAAGTATGCGGCCAACTGCATGCTTGCCACCAAGATTTCCTTTATCAACGAAATCGCCACCATTTGCGAAAAAGTGGGCGCGGACGTACGCGATGTGCGTACCGGCATCGGCTCCGACACCCGCATTGGCTACCAGTTCATCTACCCCGGCGTGGGTTACGGCGGTTCGTGCTTCCCCAAGGACGTGAAGGCGCTCATTCACACTGCTGAAAAGGCGGGCGTGGAACCCAAGCTGCTCAACGCTGTGGAAGACGTCAACGCCCGGCAGAAAAAGCACATGGCTGGCCGCATCATGGAATATTTTGCTCCGCAGGGCGGCGTGAAGGGCAAAACCCTTGCGCTGTGGGGGCTGGCCTTCAAGGCCAATACCGATGACATGCGCGAAGCCGCTGCCATCAGCATTGTCAACGAGCTTACCGCCGCTGGCATGAAGGTTCGCGCTTTTGACCCGGTTGCCGCCGACAATGCCCGCGAAATCTTCAAGGACAACGCGCTTGTGGAAATTGTGGACAGCCAGTACGGCGCGTGCGAAGGCGCTCAGGGCCTGCTGGTGGTTACGGAATGGAACCAGTTCCGCAACCCCGATTTTGACAAGATCAAGGGTCTGCTGACCGCCCCCCTGCTGTTTGATGGCCGCAACCTGTATTCGCCCAGCTTCATGGCGCAGCGTGGGTTTGCGTACTTCTGCATTGGCCGCCGCGCCGATTAG
- the ychF gene encoding redox-regulated ATPase YchF: protein MSLSIGIVGLPNVGKSTLFNALTKAQNAQAANYPFCTIEPNKATVAVPDKRVDALTAKAKPKKTIYASVDFIDIAGLVRGASKGEGLGNQFLGNIRECAAIVHVVRCFEDENITHVDGGVDPLRDVDTIETELLLADLQSVEKRLDKLQKLAKFDKNAKASAEIMQTLLAQLNDGKPARGFDLPDNESFSTTWRELGLLTAKPVIYCANVDEAAVAEGNEFSAKLEAFAKERQSGFARICAKLEEELQGLPDEEQAELLSSYGIDESGLVRIIHTGYATLGLYSYFTAGPDEVRAWTIQKGWKAPQAAGVIHTDFERGFIRAEVISYADYMSHESEAACRADGVLRVEGKEYVVNDGDVMHFLFNV, encoded by the coding sequence ATGTCGCTCAGTATTGGTATTGTGGGCCTGCCCAACGTTGGCAAATCCACCCTTTTCAACGCCCTGACCAAGGCCCAGAACGCTCAGGCCGCCAACTACCCCTTCTGCACCATCGAACCCAACAAAGCCACTGTGGCAGTGCCGGACAAGCGGGTGGACGCCCTGACCGCCAAGGCCAAGCCCAAGAAGACCATCTACGCCAGTGTGGATTTTATCGACATTGCAGGTCTGGTGCGCGGCGCAAGCAAGGGTGAAGGGCTGGGCAACCAGTTTTTGGGCAACATTCGCGAATGCGCGGCCATTGTGCATGTGGTGCGCTGCTTTGAGGATGAAAATATCACCCATGTGGACGGCGGCGTTGATCCCCTGCGCGATGTGGACACCATTGAAACCGAGCTGCTGCTGGCCGACCTGCAAAGCGTTGAAAAGCGCCTCGACAAGCTGCAAAAGCTTGCCAAGTTTGATAAAAACGCCAAGGCATCCGCAGAAATCATGCAGACCCTGCTGGCTCAGCTCAACGACGGCAAGCCCGCGCGGGGATTTGACCTGCCTGATAACGAGAGTTTTTCGACCACATGGCGCGAACTTGGCCTGCTCACGGCCAAGCCCGTTATTTACTGCGCCAATGTGGATGAAGCCGCCGTTGCCGAGGGCAATGAATTTTCCGCCAAACTTGAAGCCTTTGCCAAGGAACGTCAGTCGGGCTTTGCGCGCATTTGCGCCAAGCTTGAAGAAGAACTGCAAGGCCTGCCCGATGAGGAACAGGCCGAACTGCTGTCCTCCTACGGCATTGATGAAAGCGGCCTTGTGCGCATCATCCACACTGGCTACGCAACCCTTGGCCTGTACAGCTACTTTACCGCCGGGCCGGACGAAGTCCGCGCCTGGACCATCCAAAAGGGCTGGAAGGCCCCGCAGGCCGCTGGCGTTATTCATACCGACTTTGAGCGGGGCTTTATCCGGGCCGAAGTGATCTCTTACGCCGACTACATGAGCCACGAAAGCGAAGCGGCTTGTCGCGCCGACGGCGTCTTGCGCGTGGAAGGCAAGGAATACGTGGTCAACGATGGCGACGTCATGCACTTCCTGTTCAACGTATAG